A region from the Cannabis sativa cultivar Pink pepper isolate KNU-18-1 chromosome 9, ASM2916894v1, whole genome shotgun sequence genome encodes:
- the LOC115723215 gene encoding 14 kDa zinc-binding protein, giving the protein MRKININNKTVSESNLMINRSRFAVLNSHFSTTLFPPKPSLLSTSMASEKEAALAALPSDSPTIFDKIISKEIPSTVVFEDDKVLAFRDISPQAPTHILIIPKVKDGLTGLSQAEERHCDILGRLLYTAKLVAKQEGLDDGYRIVINDGPQGCQSVYHIHVHLLGGRQMNWPPG; this is encoded by the exons atgagAAAGATAAACATAAACAACAAAACTGTGTCAGAATCGAATTTGATGATAAATAGGAGCCGTTTTGCAGTACTAAACTCACATTTCTCAACAACCCTTTTTCCTCCTAAACCTTCCCTACTCTCTACTTCCATGGCTTCTGAGAAAGAAGCTGCCTTGGCTGCTCTTCCTTCTGATTCTCCCACCAT ATTTGACAAAATTATCAGCAAGGAAATCCCCTCTACTGTGGTTTTTGAGGATGATAAG GTTCTTGCTTTTAGGGATATATCTCCTCAGGCTCCCACACACATTTTGATCATTCCCAAAGTTAAGGATGGTTTAACTGGTCTTTCCCAG GCTGAAGAGAGACACTGTGACATTCTTGGCCGACTTCTTTACACAGCTAAGCTAGTCGCCAAGCAAGAGGGACTCGATGATGGCTACAGAATTGTGATCAACGACGGGCCACAAGGAT GTCAATCTGTTTATCATATTCATGTCCACCTGCTCGGGGGACGACAAATGAACTGGCCACCTGGCTAA
- the LOC115723477 gene encoding protein DETOXIFICATION 25 isoform X2 encodes MGSNNNDNSKNGGELEERLLENEIEINEGDLKWRVWREMKLIWKIAFPSMLARTTSFGVLVVTQSFLGHVAELDLAAFALVQTLFLRFINGIILGMSSATETLCGQAYGAKQYHMMGIYLQRSWIVNIITATITFPLFIFSSQILRALGEEEDIAVATGQISIWCIPYLYYFVFSFTIQMYLQAQLKNMVVGWLSASSFVLHVLLSWFFVYKLNWGVAGALGGLNIASWASVIGQFIYIFGGWCPNSWKGFTTAAFSDMWPVVKLSVSSGLMLCLELWYNSILVLLAGYMKDATTAISAFSICLNISAWEFMICLGFLGAACVRVSNELGRGNAKAAKFAIKVIMGTSIVIGVISWILCLIFGRQISYIFTDDEKVADAVADLSVLLAFSILLNSIYPVLSGVAVGAGLQGTVAIVNIFCYYLIGIPLGVVLAYVINLEVKGLWIGMLCGVLAQTITLSIITWKTDWDLQVRKASERLNRWFLKPDDELS; translated from the exons ATGGGgtcaaataataatgataatagtaAAAATGGTGGAGAATTAGAAGAGAGGCTTTTGGAGAATGAGATTGAAATTAATGAAGGTGATTTGAAATGGAGAGTTTGGAGAGAAATGAAGTTAATTTGGAAAATAGCATTTCCTTCAATGTTGGCTAGAACGACGTCGTTTGGTGTACTCGTTGTGACTCAGTCATTTCTCGGTCACGTCGCTGAGTTGGATCTCGCCGCTTTTGCTCTTGTTCAAACCCTTTTCCTCCGTTTCATTAATGGCATTATT TTGGGAATGTCAAGTGCAACCGAAACCCTATGTGGCCAAGCATATGGAGCAAAACAATACCACATGATGGGAATTTACTTACAAAGATCATGGATTGTCAACATCATCACCGCGACGATAACTTTCCCTCTCTTCATTTTCTCATCACAAATCCTTAGAGCGCTAGGCGAGGAAGAAGATATTGCCGTTGCAACGGGGCAAATCTCGATATGGTGCATACCATATCTCTATTACTTCGTGTTTAGTTTCACTATCCAAATGTACCTTCAAGCTCAACTCAAGAATATGGTGGTTGGTTGGCTTTCGGCCTCATCATTCGTGCTTCACGTGCTGTTGTCGTGGTTTTTCGTGTACAAGCTCAATTGGGGTGTGGCCGGTGCTCTTGGTGGCTTAAATATCGCGAGTTGGGCTTCGGTTATTGGACAATTCATCTACATTTTTGGAGGTTGGTGTCCAAACTCTTGGAAAGGTTTCACTACTGCTGCTTTTAGTGATATGTGGCCTGTTGTAAAGCTATCAGTGTCATCTGGCCTTATGTTGTG TTTGGAGTTATGGTACAATTCGATTCTGGTGTTATTAGCTGGATATATGAAAGATGCAACAACTGCCATCTCTGCTTTCTCTATTtg TCTCAATATTTCAGCTTGGGAGTTCATGATTTGCTTGGGATTTTTAGGTGCTGCATg TGTTCGAGTATCGAACGAGCTAGGGCGGGGAAATGCAAAAGCAGCGAAATTTGCAATAAAAGTGATTATGGGGACATCCATTGTGATAGGAGTTATCTCTTGGATTTTGTGTTTGATATTTGGTCgacaaatttcttatatttttacagATGATGAAAAGGTGGCTGATGCTGTAGCAGATCTCTCTGTTCTACTTGCCTTTTCCATCTTATTAAATAGTATTTATCCAGTTCTATcag GTGTGGCTGTTGGTGCTGGTTTACAAGGAACAGTTGCTATAGTAAATATATTTTGCTATTATTTGATTGGGATACCATTGGGAGTTGTTCTTGCTTATGTGATAAATCTTGAAGTAAag GGATTGTGGATTGGAATGTTGTGTGGAGTATTAGCACAAACAATTACACTTTCGATTATTACATGGAAAACAGATTGGGATCTTCAG GTCCGAAAGGCATCTGAACGACTTAACCGATGGTTCTTGAAGCCCGATGATGAACTCAGTTAA
- the LOC115723477 gene encoding protein DETOXIFICATION 25 isoform X1, translated as MIHIHNHTFFILIYIFSTTFSPPKHSSYLTGKMGSNNNDNSKNGGELEERLLENEIEINEGDLKWRVWREMKLIWKIAFPSMLARTTSFGVLVVTQSFLGHVAELDLAAFALVQTLFLRFINGIILGMSSATETLCGQAYGAKQYHMMGIYLQRSWIVNIITATITFPLFIFSSQILRALGEEEDIAVATGQISIWCIPYLYYFVFSFTIQMYLQAQLKNMVVGWLSASSFVLHVLLSWFFVYKLNWGVAGALGGLNIASWASVIGQFIYIFGGWCPNSWKGFTTAAFSDMWPVVKLSVSSGLMLCLELWYNSILVLLAGYMKDATTAISAFSICLNISAWEFMICLGFLGAACVRVSNELGRGNAKAAKFAIKVIMGTSIVIGVISWILCLIFGRQISYIFTDDEKVADAVADLSVLLAFSILLNSIYPVLSGVAVGAGLQGTVAIVNIFCYYLIGIPLGVVLAYVINLEVKGLWIGMLCGVLAQTITLSIITWKTDWDLQVRKASERLNRWFLKPDDELS; from the exons ATGATACATATACACAATCacacattttttattttgatatatatattttccactACTTTCTCTCCTCCCAAACACTCTTCTTATCTTACAG ggaaaATGGGgtcaaataataatgataatagtaAAAATGGTGGAGAATTAGAAGAGAGGCTTTTGGAGAATGAGATTGAAATTAATGAAGGTGATTTGAAATGGAGAGTTTGGAGAGAAATGAAGTTAATTTGGAAAATAGCATTTCCTTCAATGTTGGCTAGAACGACGTCGTTTGGTGTACTCGTTGTGACTCAGTCATTTCTCGGTCACGTCGCTGAGTTGGATCTCGCCGCTTTTGCTCTTGTTCAAACCCTTTTCCTCCGTTTCATTAATGGCATTATT TTGGGAATGTCAAGTGCAACCGAAACCCTATGTGGCCAAGCATATGGAGCAAAACAATACCACATGATGGGAATTTACTTACAAAGATCATGGATTGTCAACATCATCACCGCGACGATAACTTTCCCTCTCTTCATTTTCTCATCACAAATCCTTAGAGCGCTAGGCGAGGAAGAAGATATTGCCGTTGCAACGGGGCAAATCTCGATATGGTGCATACCATATCTCTATTACTTCGTGTTTAGTTTCACTATCCAAATGTACCTTCAAGCTCAACTCAAGAATATGGTGGTTGGTTGGCTTTCGGCCTCATCATTCGTGCTTCACGTGCTGTTGTCGTGGTTTTTCGTGTACAAGCTCAATTGGGGTGTGGCCGGTGCTCTTGGTGGCTTAAATATCGCGAGTTGGGCTTCGGTTATTGGACAATTCATCTACATTTTTGGAGGTTGGTGTCCAAACTCTTGGAAAGGTTTCACTACTGCTGCTTTTAGTGATATGTGGCCTGTTGTAAAGCTATCAGTGTCATCTGGCCTTATGTTGTG TTTGGAGTTATGGTACAATTCGATTCTGGTGTTATTAGCTGGATATATGAAAGATGCAACAACTGCCATCTCTGCTTTCTCTATTtg TCTCAATATTTCAGCTTGGGAGTTCATGATTTGCTTGGGATTTTTAGGTGCTGCATg TGTTCGAGTATCGAACGAGCTAGGGCGGGGAAATGCAAAAGCAGCGAAATTTGCAATAAAAGTGATTATGGGGACATCCATTGTGATAGGAGTTATCTCTTGGATTTTGTGTTTGATATTTGGTCgacaaatttcttatatttttacagATGATGAAAAGGTGGCTGATGCTGTAGCAGATCTCTCTGTTCTACTTGCCTTTTCCATCTTATTAAATAGTATTTATCCAGTTCTATcag GTGTGGCTGTTGGTGCTGGTTTACAAGGAACAGTTGCTATAGTAAATATATTTTGCTATTATTTGATTGGGATACCATTGGGAGTTGTTCTTGCTTATGTGATAAATCTTGAAGTAAag GGATTGTGGATTGGAATGTTGTGTGGAGTATTAGCACAAACAATTACACTTTCGATTATTACATGGAAAACAGATTGGGATCTTCAG GTCCGAAAGGCATCTGAACGACTTAACCGATGGTTCTTGAAGCCCGATGATGAACTCAGTTAA